A window of Cottoperca gobio chromosome 16, fCotGob3.1, whole genome shotgun sequence contains these coding sequences:
- the fzd1 gene encoding frizzled-1, with translation MVYNRLLRAVLTLFFLFFFVNVGILRVNGQYGGGDRGMSIPEHGFCQPISIPLCTDIAYNETIMPNLLGHTNQEDAGLEVHQFYPLVKVQCSPDLKFFLCSMYAPVCTVLEQALPPCRSLCERARQGCEALMNKFGFQWPDSLACETFPVHGAGELCVGQNMSDRTEPDNPGPGPYPTERPIPDPMNGQFRCPASLRVPPYLNYRFLGQENCGAPCEPKRSHGMMYFSEEELKFARIWIGIWSVLCCASTLFTVLTYLVDMKRFSYPERPIVFLSGCYTMVSIAYIAGFLLEDKVVCNDRFDNDIRTVVQGTKKEGCTILFMMLYFFSMASSIWWVILALTWFLAAGMKWGHEAIEANSQYFHLAAWAVPAIKTITILAVGQVDGDVLSGVCFVGINSVDALRGFVLAPLFVYLFIGTSFLLAGFVSLFRIRTIMKHDGTKTEKLEKLMVRIGIFSVLYTVPATIVIACYFYEQAFREQWERTWISQTCKTYAVPCPIQNHPNMSPDFTVFMIKYLMTLIVGITSGFWIWSGKTLNSWRRFYTRLANSKQGETTV, from the coding sequence ATGGTTTACAACAGACTCCTTCGGGcggttttgactttattttttttatttttttttgtaaatgtgggAATTTTACGAGTGAATGGGCAATACGGTGGCGGTGACCGAGGAATGTCTATACCGGAGCACGGATTCTGCCAGCCGATTTCCATTCCGCTGTGCACGGACATCGCGTACAACGAGACTATCATGCCAAACCTGCTCGGTCACACCAACCAGGAGGACGCGGGACTGGAAGTGCACCAGTTCTACCCGCTGGTTAAAGTCCAGTGCTCTCCGGATTTAAAGTTCTTCCTCTGCTCCATGTATGCGCCCGTGTGCACGGTGCTCGAGCAGGCGCTGCCTCCGTGCCGCTCTCTGTGCGAGCGCGCGAGGCAGGGCTGCGAGGCGCTCATGAACAAGTTCGGTTTCCAGTGGCCTGACAGCCTCGCGTGCGAGACCTTCCCGGTCCACGGCGCGGGAGAGCTATGCGTCGGGCAGAACATGTCGGATCGTACCGAGCCAGACAACCCCGGCCCCGGCCCGTACCCCACGGAGCGCCCTATTCCTGACCCCATGAACGGTCAGTTCAGGTGCCCGGCCTCGCTCAGGGTGCCCCCCTACCTGAACTACCGCTTCCTCGGGCAGGAGAACTGTGGTGCTCCTTGTGAGCCAAAGAGATCTCACGGGATGATGTACTTCAGTGAGGAGGAGCTCAAATTCGCGAGAATATGGATCGGCATATGGTCGGTGTTGTGTTGTGCTTCTACTTTATTCACTGTGCTGACCTATCTGGTGGACATGAAGCGCTTCAGCTACCCAGAGCGGCCTATTGTCTTCCTTTCTGGCTGCTACACTATGGTGTCCATCGCCTACATCGCTGGATTTTTACTGGAGGACAAGGTGGTCTGTAATGACAGGTTTGACAATGATATAAGGACTGTGGTGCAGGGCACTAAAAAGGAGGGCTGCACCATCCTATTCATGATGCTGTACTTCTTCAGCATGGCCAGCTCAATCTGGTGGGTCATTCTGGCTCTTACTTGGTTCCTGGCAGCAGGGATGAAATGGGGTCACGAGGCCATTGAGGCTAACTCTCAGTACTTCCACCTGGCAGCCTGGGCCGTGCCCGCCATCAAGACCATTACCATCCTAGCTGTCGGGCAGGTGGATGGAGACGTGTTGAGCGGAGTTTGCTTTGTGGGTATCAATAGTGTGGATGCCCTTCGGGGCTTCGTCCTGGCTCCACTGTTTGTCTACCTTTTCATCGGAACCTCCTTCCTCTTGGCGGGCTTTGTGTCACTGTTTCGCATTCGGACCATCATGAAGCATGATGGCACCAAGACGGAGAAGCTGGAGAAGCTGATGGTGCGGATAGGGATCTTCAGCGTGCTGTACACTGTGCCGGCCACCATTGTCATCGCCTGCTACTTTTATGAGCAGGCCTTCAGGGAGCAGTGGGAGAGGACTTGGATCAGTCAGACGTGTAAGACGTACGCCGTGCCGTGTCCCATCCAGAACCACCCCAACATGAGTCCCGACTTCACCGTCTTCATGATAAAGTACCTCATGACGCTTATTGTAGGCATCACCTCCGGCTTCTGGATCTGGTCTGGGAAGACCCTCAACTCATGGAGGAGGTTTTACACGAGACTAGCAAACAGTAAACAGGGTGAGACCACAGTGTAA